The bacterium genome includes a window with the following:
- a CDS encoding ATP-binding protein, which translates to MQVPPIPIRHRLFTRLLISHIFLVTIPLLITGQILIHTAQKAIRETILDRNLQFARRSSSLISATLGRARDILRINAQSPAFYGNDRMAQELIINKLVREFPIFKKISLLDTLGRVVRSTAFGVPLDHLAGHDLLAALRNNKSYTSAVYISDEKLPLMDIAEPVLVFDDVTACLLAEVDLKEIWALVDSNLVGPKSEAFIFRADGQYIAHTDRRQVLERQRFEEADIVAAATGGRSGNQTYVDRTGVEMLAAYAPIAEQRWATVIQQPTREAFAPSRVMELQIFLLMAGSALVAALIAAVYTRQIVKPVNELIGGIAEISKGGLKHQIRRIGRDEISTLALHFNAMTRRLRRFQDRLKRAERLETLNKLSSVLSHEIRNPLNAMVINMQLMRREFQKEIIDPQKLEHYHQILAAEIRRVDDLVSNFLMIARPPKLEKSEQCLNDLLDELVKMETPEALQRGIRVERDYRLGNLRVQLDPNRMHQVFLNIFINAVQAMPGGGRLTIGLDLVTRRSLDDTRRSYAVVSFRDTGKGIPKENLNRIFDFYFSTKKRGSGIGLALALQIVEEHGGTIRVESELGRGSTFVVYLPA; encoded by the coding sequence ATGCAGGTACCTCCCATCCCCATTCGGCATCGGCTCTTCACCCGCCTGCTGATTTCCCATATCTTTCTGGTGACCATTCCGCTGCTGATCACCGGCCAGATTCTCATTCACACCGCGCAAAAGGCGATTCGCGAGACCATCCTGGATCGCAACCTGCAGTTTGCGCGCCGGTCCTCCTCCTTGATCAGCGCCACGCTCGGGCGCGCGCGAGACATTCTGCGCATCAATGCCCAAAGCCCGGCCTTCTACGGCAATGACCGCATGGCGCAGGAGTTGATCATCAACAAGCTCGTGCGCGAGTTTCCCATCTTCAAGAAGATCTCGCTGCTCGATACGCTGGGCCGCGTGGTACGCTCGACCGCCTTCGGCGTGCCGCTGGATCATCTTGCCGGTCATGATCTGCTCGCCGCCCTCCGCAACAACAAGAGCTACACCTCGGCCGTCTACATCTCCGATGAAAAATTGCCGCTGATGGACATTGCCGAGCCGGTGCTGGTCTTTGATGATGTCACCGCCTGCCTGCTTGCCGAAGTCGACTTGAAAGAAATCTGGGCGCTGGTGGACAGCAATCTCGTTGGCCCCAAGAGTGAAGCCTTCATCTTTCGCGCCGACGGCCAGTACATTGCGCACACCGACCGCCGGCAGGTGCTGGAGCGCCAGCGCTTCGAAGAGGCGGACATTGTCGCGGCGGCGACCGGTGGCAGGAGCGGCAACCAAACCTACGTGGATCGCACCGGCGTCGAAATGCTGGCAGCCTATGCGCCCATTGCCGAGCAGCGCTGGGCCACGGTGATTCAACAGCCCACTCGCGAGGCCTTCGCCCCCTCGCGCGTTATGGAGCTGCAGATCTTTTTGTTGATGGCGGGGAGCGCCCTGGTAGCAGCGCTCATCGCCGCCGTCTATACCAGGCAAATCGTCAAGCCGGTCAATGAGCTGATCGGCGGCATCGCGGAGATCTCCAAAGGCGGCTTGAAACATCAGATTCGGCGCATCGGCCGTGATGAAATCAGCACCCTGGCCTTGCACTTCAACGCGATGACGCGGCGGCTGCGTCGGTTCCAAGACCGCCTCAAGCGCGCCGAGCGGCTGGAGACGCTCAACAAGCTTTCGTCCGTGCTGTCGCATGAGATTCGCAACCCGCTCAACGCCATGGTGATCAACATGCAGTTGATGCGGCGCGAGTTTCAAAAAGAAATTATTGATCCGCAAAAGCTCGAGCACTACCACCAAATCCTGGCCGCGGAGATCCGGCGCGTCGATGATCTGGTGAGCAATTTTTTGATGATCGCGCGGCCGCCCAAACTCGAGAAGTCGGAGCAATGCCTCAATGACTTGCTCGATGAATTAGTCAAAATGGAAACACCGGAGGCTTTGCAGCGAGGCATTCGCGTGGAGCGGGATTATCGCCTCGGCAATCTGCGTGTGCAGCTTGATCCGAACCGGATGCACCAAGTGTTCCTGAACATTTTCATCAATGCCGTGCAAGCCATGCCGGGTGGCGGCCGGCTGACCATCGGCCTCGATCTCGTAACCCGCCGGTCGCTCGATGACACCCGCCGGTCCTATGCGGTCGTTTCATTCCGTGACACGGGCAAGGGCATCCCCAAGGAAAACCTGAACCGGATCTTCGATTTCTATTTTTCAACCAAGAAAAGAGGCAGCGGCATCGGCCTGGCGCTGGCGCTCCAGATTGTGGAAGAGCACGGCGGCACCATTCGGGTGGAGAGTGAATTGGGGCGGGGCAGTACTTTCGTGGTTTATTTGCCGGCATGA
- a CDS encoding ABC transporter substrate-binding protein, with protein sequence MRQTYFAHRLAGGLCLLGLLAGAGSPAAAQQSFSSARAVVVVGLLTGEQDVRQLALHTRAGAFLVAEASEVSPFSVIPGSANSLFLTFKPSAFGAPVSLAPSLRPPSGVEYRFFTSERSLVSEIILGNIDYAVLTSKTSAEEIQNTDFNYQIVPLPPDSNTVDLVCYNYAHTLLRDLAVRRALSHAIDRKKFLRQVLYNEADLARGPFEEESIFYTSAVREVKYDPRLAITLLEAAGWGRINREHIRIRNNRPLRFRLFFQEGVKLKEQLARQIKIDWNQIGIDVIPEPLSAAALNDSLLSGRFDAVLLQHRFADSPASLLEFFGDGSGSGMLTYRSEPYRHTQTILRNFTRREDIRTATMRLQLILAEDQPATFLFHPWLVWHIINAARFADYLDANGKPKPFYEWRVR encoded by the coding sequence TTGCGTCAAACATACTTTGCCCATCGCCTGGCGGGTGGATTGTGTCTGCTAGGGCTGCTGGCCGGCGCCGGATCGCCGGCAGCAGCGCAGCAGAGTTTCTCTTCCGCGCGCGCCGTGGTGGTGGTTGGGCTGCTCACCGGTGAGCAGGATGTGCGCCAGCTCGCGCTGCACACCCGCGCCGGCGCTTTTCTGGTCGCTGAGGCAAGCGAGGTCAGTCCGTTTTCCGTGATTCCGGGCAGTGCCAATAGTCTATTCCTCACCTTCAAGCCTTCGGCATTCGGGGCGCCGGTTTCGCTGGCGCCCAGCCTCCGGCCGCCATCCGGCGTCGAGTACCGCTTTTTCACCAGCGAGCGCAGCCTGGTCTCAGAGATTATCCTGGGCAATATCGACTACGCGGTGCTGACCAGCAAAACTTCCGCCGAAGAAATCCAGAACACCGACTTCAACTATCAAATTGTGCCGCTGCCGCCCGACAGCAACACCGTTGATCTGGTTTGCTACAACTACGCGCACACGTTGCTGCGCGATTTGGCCGTACGCCGCGCGCTCAGCCATGCCATCGACCGCAAGAAGTTCCTCCGGCAGGTGCTGTATAACGAGGCCGACCTGGCGCGCGGACCATTCGAAGAGGAAAGCATCTTCTACACCTCCGCGGTGCGGGAAGTCAAGTATGATCCCCGCTTGGCGATTACGCTGCTGGAGGCGGCCGGTTGGGGCCGGATCAACCGGGAACATATTCGCATCCGCAACAACCGGCCTTTGCGCTTTCGCCTGTTCTTTCAAGAGGGTGTCAAACTGAAGGAACAGCTCGCCCGGCAAATCAAGATCGACTGGAATCAAATCGGCATCGACGTCATTCCCGAGCCGCTCAGTGCCGCGGCGCTGAATGATTCCCTGCTCAGCGGCCGGTTCGATGCGGTGTTGCTGCAGCATCGTTTCGCCGATTCGCCCGCGAGCCTGCTCGAGTTTTTCGGTGATGGCTCCGGCAGCGGCATGCTGACATACCGCAGTGAGCCTTACCGGCACACCCAGACGATCTTGAGAAATTTCACCCGGCGCGAGGACATCCGAACCGCGACCATGCGGCTGCAATTGATTCTGGCGGAAGATCAACCCGCCACCTTTCTGTTTCATCCCTGGTTGGTATGGCACATCATCAATGCCGCGCGTTTTGCCGACTATCTCGACGCCAACGGCAAACCCAAGCCCTTTTATGAGTGGCGCGTGCGCTGA
- the ltaE gene encoding low-specificity L-threonine aldolase codes for MSVVDLRSDTVTKPTPAMRRVMADAEVGDDVYGEDPSVNRLQEYVADLLGQEAALFVPSGTMANQIAIHCHTQPGDELICEAQSHILDYEMGGAAALSGVSARPLAGEAGVITAAQIAAAIRPPVYYFPRTRLVVLENTHNLAGGTVWPLPEIQKIRDLAVSTSLRMHLDGARLWNACVAGGLAPSQYAGLFDSVSVCFSKGLGAPVGSALVGSQEFIAAARRCRKRFGGGMRQAGILAAAALFALEHNRDRLAEDHAHAAQLAQALAEMPGLRVDLARVQTNIVMIDVIDPKREAAAISAALKLEGVWVSSAGIRRLRAVTHYEITAGDLARTLEVFRRVLKD; via the coding sequence ATGTCCGTGGTTGATCTGCGCAGCGACACCGTGACGAAGCCGACGCCGGCAATGCGGCGGGTGATGGCGGACGCTGAGGTCGGCGATGATGTTTACGGCGAAGATCCCAGCGTCAATCGCCTGCAGGAGTACGTTGCGGATTTGCTCGGCCAGGAGGCGGCGCTGTTCGTGCCGAGCGGGACCATGGCCAATCAGATTGCCATTCACTGCCACACCCAGCCCGGTGACGAGCTGATTTGCGAGGCGCAGTCGCACATTCTCGACTATGAGATGGGCGGCGCCGCAGCGTTGAGCGGCGTGTCGGCGCGGCCGCTGGCCGGTGAAGCTGGTGTGATCACCGCCGCACAAATTGCAGCAGCGATCCGGCCGCCGGTTTACTATTTTCCGCGCACGCGGCTGGTGGTGCTGGAGAACACGCACAACCTTGCCGGCGGAACGGTCTGGCCGTTGCCGGAAATACAGAAAATTCGCGACCTGGCAGTAAGCACTTCCCTGCGCATGCATCTGGATGGCGCGCGTTTGTGGAATGCCTGTGTGGCCGGCGGTTTGGCGCCCAGCCAATATGCCGGTTTGTTTGATTCGGTTTCGGTTTGCTTCTCCAAGGGATTGGGCGCGCCGGTCGGCTCGGCGCTGGTCGGCAGTCAGGAGTTCATTGCGGCCGCGCGGCGCTGCCGCAAGAGATTCGGCGGCGGCATGCGCCAGGCTGGGATTCTGGCGGCCGCGGCTTTGTTTGCTCTGGAGCATAATCGCGATCGGCTGGCGGAAGACCATGCGCATGCAGCGCAACTGGCGCAGGCTCTGGCGGAAATGCCGGGATTGCGTGTGGACTTGGCGCGCGTGCAAACGAACATCGTCATGATTGATGTCATCGACCCGAAGCGCGAGGCCGCGGCGATCAGTGCTGCGCTGAAACTTGAAGGCGTCTGGGTGTCGTCCGCCGGCATACGCCGCCTGCGCGCCGTGACTCACTACGAGATCACTGCCGGTGACCTCGCGCGCACCCTCGAGGTTTTCCGGCGCGTGTTGAAAGATTAG
- the ubiA gene encoding putative 4-hydroxybenzoate polyprenyltransferase, whose amino-acid sequence MQLTTVMRFVKLEHTLFSLPLIFSGAILAANGLISGQLALLMLLAAVGARTVALALNRMIDHKIDKLNSRTAGRELPAGRMTLAQAAAVMLTGLALYFVSAGLIGRFCLLWSPLPLAVFLFYPYMKRFTPLAHFGVGLGLAMAPLAGWVAVTQSLENLFPGLLFALFALLWVAGFDIIYATLDEEFDRRAHLHSLPAALGRTRALRVSALLHALAFVVLVVIFARYIRSLPATPFLAAAGFLLYLEQAKAGDVELAFFKINAVLGFVVFVMVVVGVHFP is encoded by the coding sequence GTGCAACTTACGACCGTAATGCGCTTTGTCAAGCTCGAACACACGCTGTTTTCCCTGCCGTTGATTTTCAGCGGGGCGATTCTGGCGGCGAACGGCCTGATTTCAGGACAGCTGGCACTGCTCATGCTGCTCGCCGCGGTCGGTGCGCGCACCGTTGCCCTGGCCCTGAATCGCATGATCGATCACAAGATCGACAAACTCAATTCCCGCACGGCCGGTCGCGAGTTGCCCGCCGGCCGCATGACGCTGGCGCAAGCCGCGGCGGTGATGCTCACCGGTCTGGCCCTTTATTTCGTAAGTGCCGGATTGATCGGCCGGTTTTGCCTGCTGTGGTCACCCCTGCCGCTCGCCGTCTTTCTTTTCTATCCCTATATGAAACGCTTCACGCCGCTGGCCCACTTCGGCGTCGGCTTGGGTTTGGCGATGGCACCGCTGGCCGGCTGGGTGGCGGTTACTCAGTCGCTGGAGAATCTTTTCCCCGGTTTGCTGTTTGCGCTGTTCGCGCTGCTCTGGGTCGCGGGCTTCGACATCATCTACGCGACGCTGGACGAGGAATTCGACCGGCGGGCGCATTTGCATTCGCTGCCGGCGGCGCTCGGCCGCACGCGCGCCTTGCGCGTCTCCGCCCTCCTGCATGCTCTGGCGTTCGTGGTTCTCGTCGTTATTTTTGCGCGCTATATCCGCTCTTTGCCGGCGACTCCGTTCCTGGCAGCCGCCGGTTTTCTGCTCTACCTGGAACAGGCCAAGGCCGGCGACGTGGAACTGGCCTTCTTCAAGATCAACGCCGTCCTGGGTTTTGTGGTGTTTGTGATGGTCGTGGTCGGAGTTCATTTTCCATGA
- a CDS encoding UbiX family flavin prenyltransferase: protein MRIAIGVTGSSGAVYAVEFIKECPGDKYLIASKWGRVVLQDEMGMTERDLQPHVKKIFSNDDLHAPLASGSNAIDAFVVIPCTTSTLGKIASGIGDSLITRTAQVALKERFRMVLCVRETPLSSLALEQCLRLSRDGVIIMPISPPLYFLPTTVEAYIKAFVDKVLGVLGVRQSRGWRAEELE from the coding sequence ATGAGAATTGCCATTGGCGTGACCGGGTCCTCCGGAGCGGTTTATGCCGTTGAGTTCATCAAGGAGTGCCCGGGCGATAAATATTTGATTGCCAGCAAATGGGGCCGGGTCGTGTTGCAGGATGAGATGGGAATGACCGAACGCGACCTGCAGCCGCATGTCAAGAAAATCTTCTCCAATGATGACTTGCACGCGCCGCTGGCCAGCGGTTCCAATGCCATCGACGCGTTTGTCGTTATTCCATGCACCACTTCCACGCTTGGCAAAATTGCCTCCGGGATTGGCGATTCGTTGATCACCCGCACCGCCCAGGTTGCGCTCAAGGAGCGCTTCCGCATGGTGTTGTGCGTGCGGGAGACGCCGCTGTCTTCGCTGGCACTCGAACAATGCTTGCGGCTGTCGCGCGACGGCGTCATCATCATGCCCATTTCCCCTCCGCTGTACTTTCTGCCCACCACCGTTGAGGCCTACATCAAGGCGTTCGTCGACAAAGTGCTGGGCGTGCTCGGCGTGCGCCAAAGCCGCGGATGGCGCGCTGAAGAATTGGAATGA
- a CDS encoding TrkH family potassium uptake protein, with protein MAPLSAWQRDLLRLGQQIPGEWLLRWRSWQRRLGPARILVASFAGLILTGAFLLTLPAASTGKPVGFIDALFTATSATCVTGLTVVDTGTAFTRFGQIVILALIQLGGLGLMTFSTLVLYVLGGGRLSLSSRDLLQETFSQGPMQNLKALLKTVFLATLTIELVGAMLLTLRFMRDLPSTTAVYHGIFHSISAFCNAGFALYGDNLEKYRGDVLVNFTITSLIILGGLGFVVIFEINRRLQQNIRTLSLHARLVLRTTAVLIGAGAVAILLLELNNAMADLSWGTRLLTSYFQSVTARTAGFNTLALGALSDATLFILIILMFIGASPGSCGGGIKTTTAAVLLALIRSRFRNEENVHLLYRRIPNDVLAKAMSVVFFASVLIALFTFLLLLSEAGGMAHQQSRGLFLELLFETTSAFGTVGLSTGITPKLTPFGRLLITMVMFIGRLGPLTVAIAVGPQARTRFTYAQENVLVG; from the coding sequence ATGGCTCCGCTAAGCGCCTGGCAGCGTGATTTGTTGCGCCTGGGCCAGCAAATTCCGGGCGAATGGCTCCTGCGCTGGCGCAGTTGGCAACGCCGCCTCGGTCCGGCGCGCATTCTCGTCGCCAGTTTTGCCGGCTTGATCCTCACCGGCGCCTTCTTGTTAACGCTGCCTGCCGCTTCCACCGGCAAACCTGTCGGTTTTATCGATGCGCTCTTCACCGCCACCTCCGCCACCTGCGTCACCGGCTTGACCGTGGTTGACACGGGCACGGCCTTTACACGCTTCGGCCAGATCGTCATCCTGGCGTTGATTCAACTCGGCGGCTTGGGCTTGATGACGTTCTCCACGCTGGTGCTCTACGTCCTGGGCGGCGGCCGGCTCTCGCTCAGCAGCCGCGATCTCTTGCAGGAGACCTTCAGCCAGGGTCCGATGCAAAATCTCAAGGCGCTGCTGAAAACGGTTTTTCTCGCCACTCTTACCATCGAGCTTGTGGGGGCCATGCTGCTCACGCTGCGGTTCATGCGCGATTTACCCAGCACCACCGCGGTGTATCACGGCATCTTTCATTCCATCTCCGCCTTCTGCAACGCCGGCTTCGCACTCTACGGCGACAATCTCGAGAAATATCGCGGCGATGTGCTGGTCAATTTCACCATTACCTCGCTCATCATTCTCGGTGGCTTGGGTTTCGTGGTGATCTTCGAGATCAACCGCCGGCTGCAGCAAAATATCCGCACGCTCTCCCTGCATGCCCGTCTGGTGTTGCGCACCACGGCCGTGTTGATCGGCGCCGGCGCGGTTGCCATCCTGCTGCTGGAATTGAACAATGCCATGGCTGATCTTTCCTGGGGAACGCGGCTTTTGACGAGCTATTTTCAGTCCGTCACCGCGCGCACGGCCGGCTTCAACACGCTCGCCCTCGGCGCGCTCTCGGATGCCACGTTGTTCATTTTGATCATTCTGATGTTCATCGGCGCCTCGCCCGGCTCCTGTGGCGGCGGGATCAAAACCACCACGGCCGCGGTGTTGCTCGCGCTCATTCGTTCGCGTTTTCGCAACGAAGAGAACGTGCATTTGCTCTATCGCCGCATTCCGAATGACGTGCTCGCCAAGGCGATGTCCGTCGTGTTTTTCGCCAGCGTTCTGATCGCGCTCTTCACGTTTTTGCTGTTGCTCTCGGAGGCCGGCGGCATGGCCCACCAGCAAAGCCGCGGCCTATTCCTGGAGCTTCTCTTCGAAACCACCTCGGCATTCGGCACAGTGGGCTTGTCGACCGGCATCACGCCCAAGCTCACGCCTTTCGGCCGTCTCCTGATCACCATGGTGATGTTCATTGGCCGCTTGGGCCCGTTGACGGTGGCGATTGCGGTGGGTCCGCAGGCCAGAACCCGCTTCACCTACGCCCAGGAAAATGTTCTGGTGGGATGA
- a CDS encoding TrkA family potassium uptake protein, whose amino-acid sequence MRSFAVIGLSSFGYHLCKHLTELGAPVLAIDVDEGKIDDIRPFVQKAVVADAKDKDVLRSLGLEDFDVVVVTVGEPIEVSILITLYLREIGVKEIIAKVITDDHAKILDKLGASSVVFPERDMAKRIAYTLRRSILLDYVSLGEGYGIVEMGAPSEWLGKPLAALDVRRQYNVQIIVIKDVLSDSVVIIPSGDHVLKDSDVLVMVGREEDLEKVEKL is encoded by the coding sequence ATGCGCAGTTTCGCAGTCATCGGATTGAGCAGCTTCGGCTATCATTTGTGCAAGCACCTGACGGAGTTGGGCGCGCCGGTGCTGGCGATCGACGTCGACGAAGGCAAGATCGACGACATCAGGCCCTTCGTCCAGAAGGCCGTGGTGGCGGATGCCAAAGACAAGGACGTGCTTCGCAGCCTGGGTCTGGAAGACTTCGACGTGGTGGTGGTGACCGTGGGCGAGCCGATCGAAGTGAGCATCCTCATCACGCTCTATTTGCGCGAAATCGGCGTCAAGGAAATCATTGCCAAGGTCATCACTGATGATCATGCCAAGATTCTGGACAAGCTCGGCGCTTCCAGCGTGGTCTTTCCCGAGCGCGACATGGCGAAACGCATCGCTTACACGCTCCGGCGCTCGATCCTGCTCGATTATGTCTCGCTCGGTGAGGGCTACGGCATCGTGGAGATGGGCGCGCCCTCCGAGTGGCTGGGCAAGCCGCTGGCCGCGCTCGACGTGCGCCGGCAATACAACGTCCAGATCATCGTCATCAAGGATGTTTTGTCCGACAGCGTCGTCATCATTCCCAGCGGCGATCACGTGCTCAAGGACAGTGACGTGTTGGTGATGGTGGGCCGCGAAGAGGATTTGGAGAAGGTCGAAAAGCTCTGA
- a CDS encoding VanZ family protein, translated as MSINLRLRSFWQNYWTPLLWAAVLFIQSSIPDLDSPVRLTKWDDKWAHVLIYLPLGFLLLGALARARAGRGSGTLLLMTFALGSLYGITDEIHQYFVPGRHMDWRDAAADSLGVMLGGLLYLKLRNRLQLRVTGDAEKPWQRALRKLIFPDPLLSSEDNRPAK; from the coding sequence ATGAGCATCAATCTTCGACTGCGCAGCTTTTGGCAGAATTACTGGACGCCGCTCTTGTGGGCGGCGGTTTTGTTCATCCAATCTTCAATCCCTGATTTGGATTCGCCCGTTCGACTCACGAAATGGGATGACAAGTGGGCGCATGTCCTGATCTATTTGCCGTTGGGATTCCTGTTGCTGGGCGCATTGGCGCGCGCGCGTGCCGGCCGTGGCAGCGGCACATTGCTGCTGATGACTTTCGCGCTCGGCTCGCTCTACGGCATTACCGATGAGATTCACCAGTATTTTGTTCCGGGCCGGCACATGGATTGGCGGGATGCTGCGGCAGACAGCCTGGGGGTGATGTTGGGAGGACTGCTTTATCTCAAGCTGCGCAACCGCCTCCAGTTGCGCGTGACCGGCGATGCAGAAAAACCCTGGCAGCGCGCGCTGCGCAAGCTCATTTTCCCCGACCCGCTATTGTCAAGCGAGGACAACCGGCCGGCGAAGTGA
- a CDS encoding NAD(P)H-hydrate dehydratase: MTLSERLLTLPPVVSAQEMQAVDAYTIGTLGLPGRVLMENAGRAAFEVLQQRWRPLPGKRAAIFCGKGNNGGDGFVVARLLSEAGVACETFLLGEPEELRGEAAANCMLLSALGQRVQSVRSGDALPALAGVDFVVDALLGTGVRGALTGLLAETVDHLNQSGCPIAAIDLPTGMNADTGAVAGPCIRAAVTITFGARKSGLLFSPGREHAGELLVADIGFPGRAYQQAHCRTYWLAPAAMPAWLPQRPPDAFKNRVGQILVIAGSTGFGGAARLTATAALRAGAGLVVLAAPQSLLPSLEAATAEVIKLPLPEQDGRLAPEAFAALAERLAWAEVVALGPGLGVAPAITMLVKQILATFEKTVVLDADGLNVLAGDTGVIRNSRAALILTPHPGELRRLRPAAKDEPPLVAARQAAAEFGQIVVLKGAPTVVALPSQEALINSTGNAGMATGGSGDVLTGLIAGLAGLAGQGLEPASAAALGVFLHGRAGDLACAQLGMWSMLAGDILDHLAPAFLQTGSSERA, encoded by the coding sequence ATGACTCTATCCGAACGACTCTTGACCCTGCCGCCGGTGGTTTCCGCGCAGGAAATGCAGGCCGTTGATGCTTACACCATCGGCACGCTCGGCCTGCCCGGCCGTGTGCTCATGGAGAATGCCGGACGCGCCGCATTTGAAGTATTGCAGCAGCGCTGGCGGCCGCTGCCGGGAAAACGCGCCGCGATTTTCTGCGGCAAAGGCAATAACGGCGGCGATGGCTTCGTGGTGGCGCGCTTGCTCAGCGAAGCGGGCGTGGCGTGCGAAACCTTTCTTCTGGGCGAACCAGAGGAATTGCGCGGCGAGGCCGCGGCCAACTGCATGCTGCTCTCCGCGCTCGGCCAGCGCGTGCAATCGGTGCGGTCGGGCGACGCCCTGCCCGCGCTCGCCGGTGTTGATTTCGTGGTCGACGCGCTGCTCGGCACCGGCGTGCGCGGCGCACTCACCGGTCTGCTGGCCGAGACGGTCGATCATCTCAATCAAAGCGGTTGCCCGATCGCCGCGATTGATCTGCCCACGGGCATGAACGCTGACACCGGCGCGGTGGCAGGCCCGTGCATCCGCGCGGCCGTGACCATCACCTTCGGCGCGCGCAAATCGGGCTTGCTGTTTTCTCCCGGCCGCGAACATGCCGGAGAATTGCTGGTGGCAGATATCGGATTTCCCGGCCGCGCCTATCAACAAGCGCACTGCCGCACCTATTGGCTCGCGCCGGCAGCAATGCCGGCCTGGCTGCCGCAGCGGCCGCCGGATGCGTTCAAGAATCGTGTCGGCCAGATTCTCGTCATTGCCGGTTCCACGGGCTTCGGTGGCGCCGCGCGTTTGACTGCCACCGCTGCACTCCGCGCGGGCGCCGGCTTGGTAGTACTTGCTGCTCCGCAATCGTTGCTGCCCAGTTTGGAAGCAGCCACTGCCGAGGTGATCAAGCTGCCGTTGCCGGAACAGGACGGCCGTCTCGCGCCGGAGGCTTTTGCTGCACTGGCCGAGCGGTTGGCGTGGGCCGAGGTCGTGGCGCTCGGCCCGGGGTTGGGCGTGGCGCCGGCAATCACCATGCTGGTCAAACAGATTCTGGCGACCTTCGAAAAAACCGTTGTGCTCGATGCCGATGGTTTGAATGTGCTGGCGGGCGACACCGGCGTGATTCGCAACAGCCGCGCGGCGCTGATTCTCACGCCGCATCCCGGCGAACTGCGCCGGTTGCGGCCGGCGGCAAAAGACGAACCTCCGCTGGTTGCCGCCCGGCAAGCGGCGGCCGAGTTTGGACAGATCGTGGTGTTGAAGGGTGCGCCCACCGTCGTCGCGCTGCCGTCGCAGGAAGCGTTGATCAATTCCACCGGCAATGCCGGCATGGCCACCGGCGGCAGCGGCGATGTGCTCACCGGCTTGATCGCCGGCCTCGCCGGCCTCGCCGGCCAGGGTTTGGAGCCGGCGAGCGCTGCGGCGCTGGGCGTGTTTCTGCATGGCCGCGCCGGCGATCTGGCCTGCGCTCAATTGGGCATGTGGAGCATGCTGGCCGGTGATATTCTCGATCACCTGGCGCCGGCGTTTCTGCAAACCGGAAGTTCCGAACGCGCATGA
- a CDS encoding 2-hydroxyacid dehydrogenase — MRVAFFSAKPYDRHSFAAANRQTGHELHFIESRLTPETCALAVKVDAVCAFVNDQLDAEVLPRLAGQGVRLLALRSAGFNHVDLNLAQQLGLTVVRVPAYSPHAVAEHTVGLMLALNRKIHRAYARVREGNFALEGLLGFDLHNRIVGIVGTGRIGATVARIMAGFGCRLLAHDPVSNPECTGVGARYVALPELLGNADVVTLHCPLMPATHHLINAQSLQHFKRGGMLINTSRGALIDTGAVIQALKRGTIGALGLDVYEEEADMFFEDLSNQVIQDDVFARLLTFPNVIIAGHQAFFTQEALANIAETTLANLTEFEQTGQCRHAVTPALIMK, encoded by the coding sequence GTGCGCGTCGCATTTTTCAGCGCCAAGCCGTATGACCGCCACTCTTTTGCTGCCGCCAACCGGCAAACTGGCCATGAACTGCACTTTATTGAATCCCGCCTGACGCCGGAAACCTGCGCCCTGGCCGTCAAGGTCGATGCCGTTTGTGCCTTTGTCAACGATCAACTCGATGCCGAAGTGTTGCCTCGGCTGGCCGGACAGGGCGTGCGGCTGCTGGCCTTGCGCAGTGCGGGTTTCAATCACGTGGATCTGAACCTGGCGCAGCAACTTGGCCTTACCGTGGTGCGCGTGCCGGCATATTCGCCTCATGCGGTGGCGGAACATACCGTGGGCTTGATGCTCGCGTTGAACCGCAAAATTCATCGCGCTTACGCCCGCGTGCGCGAGGGCAATTTCGCACTGGAAGGCTTGCTGGGATTCGATTTGCACAACCGCATCGTCGGCATTGTGGGTACCGGCAGGATCGGTGCGACGGTGGCGCGAATCATGGCGGGTTTCGGCTGCCGGCTGCTGGCCCACGATCCCGTTTCCAACCCCGAATGCACCGGCGTGGGCGCGCGCTACGTCGCATTGCCCGAATTGCTGGGCAACGCCGACGTGGTGACGCTGCACTGCCCGCTCATGCCGGCGACGCATCACCTGATCAACGCGCAGTCGCTGCAGCATTTCAAGCGCGGCGGCATGTTGATCAACACCAGCCGCGGTGCGCTCATCGATACCGGCGCCGTCATTCAGGCCTTGAAGCGCGGCACCATCGGCGCGCTTGGCCTGGACGTCTATGAGGAAGAGGCCGACATGTTTTTCGAAGATCTTTCCAATCAGGTGATTCAGGATGACGTGTTCGCGCGCTTGCTGACGTTTCCCAACGTCATCATTGCCGGCCACCAGGCCTTCTTCACCCAGGAAGCGCTCGCCAACATTGCCGAAACCACCCTGGCGAACCTCACTGAATTCGAACAAACCGGCCAATGCCGCCATGCGGTGACGCCGGCCTTGATCATGAAGTAA